A region of the Acidobacteriota bacterium genome:
GACACCACTGCGCGACCAGTGCGACCGTCTGCTCGAGGGTGTCGGTAGGACAGTCCAGGCGCAAGCGGAACGGAGTCTTGACGCCTGCTTCGGCCAGCAGCCGTCGCGCCCGATCGGGATTGCCTTTCGGCGGAATGTTGGCCTTCTCGCGATGGCCGATCAGGCCGGGGGCGATGATTCCCGTCGCCGGCTCTGCCAGGCCGAACCACGCCGCCTTCAACACGGCCTCGACGTCGATGCCCCACTGGATCGCCTGACGGACGCGAATGTCGGCCAGCTTCGGGTGCTCCATGTTCATCCCGATCCAGTAGTAACGAAGCGCCTTCCGTACATCGAGGGTGCTGTTGGGAGTCGGTCGCTTCTCGAACACCTCGACCGACTCCACCGCGATCTGGGTGCAGTCAAGCTCGCCGGCCTCATAGGCAAGTTCGGCCGGCTTCGGGTCATTGATCGGATAGATATGAATCTCGCGAAATCCCTGCGGGTCTCCCGTCCATGCGGGATTGCGCTCCAGCACCGTCAGGCGTTTGGACTGCCAGGACTTCAACTGGTAGGGCCCCGAACAGGAGGGTGGGTGGATGCCGAACTCGTCGTCGACCGCTTCCATCGCCGTCTTCGAGTGGATCGACCCCGTTGACTGACAAAGCCCCACGGTGATCAGCGCCGCGTAGGGCGACTTTAATACGATGACGCCGGAGTAACGATCTTCGACCTCGACGTGACTCAACGTTCCGAGGTCCCCCGAGTTGGGGAAGTTCTTGTCGGATCGGATCACACGCTCGAGGGAGTACTTGACGTCCTCGGCGGTCATCTCTCCCAGGTCGTTGTTGAACTGCTGACCCTTCCTTAAGCGAAACGCGTAGTGCGTGCCGTCCAGCTGCTCAAAGTGCTCCGCGGCATCCGGCTGCCAGCCCCAGCCGCCGTCGGATGGGAATCGAACGAGTGACATGTAGAGCGCGTTGCCGATCAACCCCTCGGCACCGGAGATCATCCGCGCCGGATCCAGGGTGGCGACGCTGTTGTAGTTGCGGATATGGAGGATATCGCCGTCGGCGGCCCACGTCGGACCGGTGTATCCGACCGTGGCAACGCCGATGCCTGCCGCGGTGACGGTCCGTAGAAAATCCCGGCGGGTCGGGTGGAATCCTGGATTCATCCGGCAACTCTCATCGGCGAAGTCTACCCCGCGCGCTCGGAATCCACGCCCAAGTTGACTTTCTCGTCGAAACTGCGTAATCCGTACGGTTAGCGGTCTCTTTTGCCGCGACTCCGGGGGATCCATGCGTAGATCGAATCGTTCGCTTGTCGTCCTGCTTGCCATCGTTCTGTTTGCTGCGCTGCCGCTCGCGGCCGCCGACGTGACCAACCCCGATGAGGTTGCAAACGTCATGCTGAACATCTCCGATGGCGACATCGTCTTGACCTGGGACTCGGTCACCCTGGATGTCACCGGGAACCCCGAGACTATCGGCAACTACGAGGTCTATCGCGGGACCGCCGCGACGTTTATCCCCGACAAGGCCTCGG
Encoded here:
- a CDS encoding ABC transporter substrate-binding protein; protein product: MNPGFHPTRRDFLRTVTAAGIGVATVGYTGPTWAADGDILHIRNYNSVATLDPARMISGAEGLIGNALYMSLVRFPSDGGWGWQPDAAEHFEQLDGTHYAFRLRKGQQFNNDLGEMTAEDVKYSLERVIRSDKNFPNSGDLGTLSHVEVEDRYSGVIVLKSPYAALITVGLCQSTGSIHSKTAMEAVDDEFGIHPPSCSGPYQLKSWQSKRLTVLERNPAWTGDPQGFREIHIYPINDPKPAELAYEAGELDCTQIAVESVEVFEKRPTPNSTLDVRKALRYYWIGMNMEHPKLADIRVRQAIQWGIDVEAVLKAAWFGLAEPATGIIAPGLIGHREKANIPPKGNPDRARRLLAEAGVKTPFRLRLDCPTDTLEQTVALVAQWCLRDIGFEIDVRPQDSATFLTMGMESGDRWQDVQLFVQSFFMLGDPYYATQWFIEEQVGLWNWERWRSKEFDRRHHVALGLTDESERDRHYQRMQQIMEDTGCYRFLTHGLEPTLYRDNLIPSFRGDGYPIFRDFKRV